Proteins co-encoded in one Oncorhynchus masou masou isolate Uvic2021 chromosome 22, UVic_Omas_1.1, whole genome shotgun sequence genomic window:
- the LOC135509009 gene encoding cytochrome c oxidase subunit 8B, mitochondrial produces the protein MSGIKSSVNLLRVAVRSQIVSKAALSHKPAKHHISAAEQAIALTVFFITILGPSGYVLAHLEDYKHHS, from the exons ATGTCTGGGATCAAAAGTTCAGTGAATTTGCTGAGGGTCGCAGTCAGGTCGCAGATCGTCTCCAAAGCCGCCCTGTCACACAAGCCTGCGAAGCACCACATATCCGCGGCC GAGCAAGCCATTGCATTGACAGTCTTTTTCATCACCATCCTGGGGCCGTCTGGTTATGTCCTGGCCCATCTGGAGGACTACAAGCACCACTCCTAA
- the ric8a gene encoding synembryn-A isoform X2 produces the protein MDLNAIIENMETGDQDAALMALQTYNKKMTQCFTFTTDEEEQRERLGELVLGFLERDLQPSCQLACLETIRILSRDKNNVAPFITHTAMQTLSRHAGIAISHGNVDCEGGVVLVPFAENPDLEIIVEALKSICNICLHNKVAVQVGQDLQLIVGIAERLKQCGEDQWNHYVRFFDLRLMFLLTAQRVAMRTQLLRELRGVSLLSNHLDATLGLCWPDTFEVGRAGVEVDPDSEEPAELPPLSREKIERAMEILKILFNITYDANRREVDEEEAAAFRHLGAILRHCLMSSADAQDDTEEFHSHSLNLLGNLPLSCLDVLLMPKVQQGSIEYMGVNMDAVNMLLEYMEKRLDRGKKLKETMLPSLNLLTESARIHRETRKFLRMKVLPPLRDVKNLPEVGNALRNKLVRLMTNIDTDVKNCAAEFLFVLCKESVSRFIKYTGYGNAAGLLAARGLLRGGGNPGVYSEDEDSDTEEYREAKSQINPVTGRVEDEQPNPMEGMTEEQKELEAMKLVNMFDKLSRSNIIQPMMLGIDGSMTQMNSGDLRRMRDQIPQGQQLHLQTQLRLEPQQQEHKKEQQDHQQQQGSGSEGEGEGEVE, from the exons ATGGATTTAAATGCCATAATAGAAAACATGGAAACGGGTGATCAAGATGCCGCATTGATGGCACTGCAGACGTACAATAAAAAG ATGACCCAGTGCTTCACATTTACCACAGatgaagaggagcagagagag AGGTTAGGAGAGCTAGTGCTGGGCTTCCTGGAGCGAGACCTCCAACCGTCCTGCCAGCTTGCCTGTCTGGAGACCATCCGCATCCTGTCACGTGACAAGAACAACGTGGCACCCTTCATCACGCACACCGCCATGCAGACCCTCAGCCGGCACGCTGGCATCGCAATCTCCCACGGCAACGTGGACTGCGAGGGCGGCGTGGTCCTTGTCCCTTTCGCTGAGAACCCGGACCTGGAGATTATCGTAGAGGCGCTGAAGAGCATCTGCAACATCTGCTTGCACAACAAG GTGGCTGTGCAGGTGGGCCAGGACTTGCAGCTGATTGTTGGCATCGCGGAGCGTCTCAAGCAGTGTGGCGAGGACCAGTGGAACCACTACGTAAGGTTCTTCGACCTGCGCCTCATGTTCCTTCTCACCGCCCAGCGTGTGGCGATGCGAACCCAGCTGTTGAGGGAGTTGcggggggtcagtctgctgtccaACCACCTGGATGCTACATTGGGGCTGTGTTGGCCTGATACCTTCGAGGTGGGGCGGGCCGGGGTGGAGGTCGATCCGGACTCTGAGGAACCGGCCGAACTGCCCCCACTCAGCCGGGAGAAGATCGAGAGAGCCATGGAGATCCTCAAGATCCTCTTCAATATCACCTACGATGCCAACCGCCGGGAGGTGGACGAG GAGGAGGCAGCGGCGTTCAGACACCTGGGAGCCATCCTTAGACACTGTCTGATGAGCAGCGCTGACGCACAGGACGACACAGAGGAGTTTCACAG TCATTCACTGAACCTACTGGGGAAcctccctctgtcctgtctggatGTGCTGCTGATGCCCAAGGTTCAGCAGGGCTCAATAGAATACATGGGGGTCAACATGGACGCGGTCAACATGCTCCTGGAGTACATGGAGAAGAGGCTAGACAGG GGCAAGAAACTGAAGGAGACCATGCTCCCCTCTCTTAACCTGCTGACTGAGAGCGCCCGCATCCACAGGGAGACCAGGAAGTTCCTCAGGATGAAG gtACTCCCTCCTCTGCGGGACGTGAAGAATCTACCAGAAGTGGGGAACGCCCTTCGCAACAAGCTTGTTCGCCTGATGACCAACATTGACACTGATGTCAAGAACTGTGCAGCAGAGTTCCTATTCGTCCTGTGCAAAGAAAGTG TGTCCAGGTTCATTAAGTACACAGGCTATGGCAATGCAGCGGGTCTCCTGGCCGCCCGGGGGCTTCTGCGAGGGGGGGGCAACCCAGGCGTCTACTCTGAGGATGAGGACAGTGACACAGAAGAGTACCGTGAGGCCAAATCTCA AATTAACCCTGTGACAGGCAGAGTGGAGGATGAGCAGCCCAACCCCATGGAGGGAATGACAGAGGAACAGAAGGAGCTGGAGGCCATGAAGCTGGTCAACATGTTTGATAAGCTCTCCAG GTCCAATATTATCCAGCCAATGATGCTGGGGATTGATGGTTCGATGACACAGATGAATTCTGGCGACCTGCGACGAATGAGAGACCAGATACCACAGGGACAACAACTACACCTACAAACACAACTACGTCTAGAACCACAACAACAAGAACATAAAAAAGAACAACAAGATCACCAACAACAGCAAGGCTCAGGCagcgagggggagggggagggggaggtagaatgA
- the ric8a gene encoding synembryn-A isoform X1, translating to MDLNAIIENMETGDQDAALMALQTYNKKMTQCFTFTTDEEEQREDGKLQERLGELVLGFLERDLQPSCQLACLETIRILSRDKNNVAPFITHTAMQTLSRHAGIAISHGNVDCEGGVVLVPFAENPDLEIIVEALKSICNICLHNKVAVQVGQDLQLIVGIAERLKQCGEDQWNHYVRFFDLRLMFLLTAQRVAMRTQLLRELRGVSLLSNHLDATLGLCWPDTFEVGRAGVEVDPDSEEPAELPPLSREKIERAMEILKILFNITYDANRREVDEEEAAAFRHLGAILRHCLMSSADAQDDTEEFHSHSLNLLGNLPLSCLDVLLMPKVQQGSIEYMGVNMDAVNMLLEYMEKRLDRGKKLKETMLPSLNLLTESARIHRETRKFLRMKVLPPLRDVKNLPEVGNALRNKLVRLMTNIDTDVKNCAAEFLFVLCKESVSRFIKYTGYGNAAGLLAARGLLRGGGNPGVYSEDEDSDTEEYREAKSQINPVTGRVEDEQPNPMEGMTEEQKELEAMKLVNMFDKLSRSNIIQPMMLGIDGSMTQMNSGDLRRMRDQIPQGQQLHLQTQLRLEPQQQEHKKEQQDHQQQQGSGSEGEGEGEVE from the exons ATGGATTTAAATGCCATAATAGAAAACATGGAAACGGGTGATCAAGATGCCGCATTGATGGCACTGCAGACGTACAATAAAAAG ATGACCCAGTGCTTCACATTTACCACAGatgaagaggagcagagagag GATGGGAAGTTACAAGAG AGGTTAGGAGAGCTAGTGCTGGGCTTCCTGGAGCGAGACCTCCAACCGTCCTGCCAGCTTGCCTGTCTGGAGACCATCCGCATCCTGTCACGTGACAAGAACAACGTGGCACCCTTCATCACGCACACCGCCATGCAGACCCTCAGCCGGCACGCTGGCATCGCAATCTCCCACGGCAACGTGGACTGCGAGGGCGGCGTGGTCCTTGTCCCTTTCGCTGAGAACCCGGACCTGGAGATTATCGTAGAGGCGCTGAAGAGCATCTGCAACATCTGCTTGCACAACAAG GTGGCTGTGCAGGTGGGCCAGGACTTGCAGCTGATTGTTGGCATCGCGGAGCGTCTCAAGCAGTGTGGCGAGGACCAGTGGAACCACTACGTAAGGTTCTTCGACCTGCGCCTCATGTTCCTTCTCACCGCCCAGCGTGTGGCGATGCGAACCCAGCTGTTGAGGGAGTTGcggggggtcagtctgctgtccaACCACCTGGATGCTACATTGGGGCTGTGTTGGCCTGATACCTTCGAGGTGGGGCGGGCCGGGGTGGAGGTCGATCCGGACTCTGAGGAACCGGCCGAACTGCCCCCACTCAGCCGGGAGAAGATCGAGAGAGCCATGGAGATCCTCAAGATCCTCTTCAATATCACCTACGATGCCAACCGCCGGGAGGTGGACGAG GAGGAGGCAGCGGCGTTCAGACACCTGGGAGCCATCCTTAGACACTGTCTGATGAGCAGCGCTGACGCACAGGACGACACAGAGGAGTTTCACAG TCATTCACTGAACCTACTGGGGAAcctccctctgtcctgtctggatGTGCTGCTGATGCCCAAGGTTCAGCAGGGCTCAATAGAATACATGGGGGTCAACATGGACGCGGTCAACATGCTCCTGGAGTACATGGAGAAGAGGCTAGACAGG GGCAAGAAACTGAAGGAGACCATGCTCCCCTCTCTTAACCTGCTGACTGAGAGCGCCCGCATCCACAGGGAGACCAGGAAGTTCCTCAGGATGAAG gtACTCCCTCCTCTGCGGGACGTGAAGAATCTACCAGAAGTGGGGAACGCCCTTCGCAACAAGCTTGTTCGCCTGATGACCAACATTGACACTGATGTCAAGAACTGTGCAGCAGAGTTCCTATTCGTCCTGTGCAAAGAAAGTG TGTCCAGGTTCATTAAGTACACAGGCTATGGCAATGCAGCGGGTCTCCTGGCCGCCCGGGGGCTTCTGCGAGGGGGGGGCAACCCAGGCGTCTACTCTGAGGATGAGGACAGTGACACAGAAGAGTACCGTGAGGCCAAATCTCA AATTAACCCTGTGACAGGCAGAGTGGAGGATGAGCAGCCCAACCCCATGGAGGGAATGACAGAGGAACAGAAGGAGCTGGAGGCCATGAAGCTGGTCAACATGTTTGATAAGCTCTCCAG GTCCAATATTATCCAGCCAATGATGCTGGGGATTGATGGTTCGATGACACAGATGAATTCTGGCGACCTGCGACGAATGAGAGACCAGATACCACAGGGACAACAACTACACCTACAAACACAACTACGTCTAGAACCACAACAACAAGAACATAAAAAAGAACAACAAGATCACCAACAACAGCAAGGCTCAGGCagcgagggggagggggagggggaggtagaatgA